One Polaribacter sp. SA4-12 genomic window carries:
- a CDS encoding DUF4294 domain-containing protein, giving the protein MKKILYIYIILISALSFSQIKEVDSLPFNVDDYVFVKPGDTLTVNLNEFSLLPKHKFKSKNDIRYYLWFRRKVYKAYPFAQLASQRLDSLNTRLERIQSKRKRKKYTKLVQNYIEGEFTNQIKKMTTTEGRILIKLIHRQTGLTAFQNIKDLRSGWKAFWYNTTANVFKLSLKTEYHPESDNEDFLIEDVLQRAFQDDKLKHQTSKLTFNFDEIIAIRKAEVNVEHYKEMFAKIRKKKKRKKKK; this is encoded by the coding sequence TTGAAAAAAATACTCTACATATATATAATACTAATTTCAGCATTATCTTTTTCCCAAATAAAGGAAGTAGATTCGCTACCTTTTAATGTTGATGATTATGTTTTTGTAAAACCAGGAGATACTTTAACTGTAAACCTTAATGAGTTTTCATTATTACCAAAACACAAGTTCAAATCTAAAAATGACATCCGTTATTATCTTTGGTTTCGTAGAAAAGTTTATAAAGCCTATCCATTTGCCCAATTAGCATCACAAAGATTAGATTCATTAAATACAAGGTTAGAAAGAATACAATCCAAACGTAAGCGAAAAAAGTACACTAAATTAGTTCAAAACTATATAGAAGGTGAGTTTACAAATCAAATTAAAAAGATGACAACTACAGAAGGTCGAATTTTAATTAAACTCATTCATCGTCAAACTGGGTTAACAGCATTTCAAAATATTAAAGATTTAAGAAGCGGTTGGAAAGCCTTTTGGTATAATACAACAGCAAATGTTTTCAAACTTTCTTTAAAAACAGAATACCACCCAGAATCAGATAATGAAGATTTCTTAATAGAAGATGTTTTGCAGCGCGCTTTTCAAGACGATAAATTAAAACATCAAACCTCAAAGTTGACTTTTAATTTTGATGAAATCATAGCAATAAGAAAAGCAGAAGTCAACGTAGAACATTATAAAGAGATGTTTGCAAAGATTAGAAAGAAGAAAAAGCGTAAAAAGAAGAAGTAA
- the ligA gene encoding NAD-dependent DNA ligase LigA: MTIQQKIQSLRDELNTHNYNYYVLDNASISDFDFDIKLKELEKLEEENPQFFDSNSPTQRVGGEITKNFDTVTHKNRMYSLSNSYSKEDLLDWEKRIQKMLGTEDIEYTCELKFDGASINLTYENGQFVKAVTRGDGFQGDDVTPNIKTIRSVPLILKGDFISDFEIRGEIILPLDGFNKMNEERIGIGEEPYKNPRNTASGSLKLQDSTEVAKRPLDCLLYHLVTDSRKYKTHFESLENARKVGFKVPETIKITKTIDDVFEFITSWDKKRHDLPYETDGVVVKVNNLQQQEELGYTAKSPRWAIAYKFKAEQVSTILNEITYQVGRTGAITPVANLEPVQLAGTTVKRASLHNADQIEKIDIRVGDTVFVEKGGEIIPKIIAVDFTKRPENSEPTIYATNCPECDTLLVRTEGDAKHYCPNEFGCAPQITGRIQHFISRKAMDIDGLGGETVDLLRKEGLIQNYADLYDLTIDQVIPLERMAEKSAQNVIDGIIKSKEIPFEKVLFALGIRFVGETVAKKLAKHFKSIDNLMTATFEELISVDEIGDRIAQSIKDFSSDLGNIQLINRLKSSGVQLEVSAESLENQTEVLKGQIFVVSGVFHQMSRNELKKAIEDNGGKVSSSISKKTNFIVAGDNMGPSKLTKAQDLGIEIISEQDFIDKISN, encoded by the coding sequence ATGACAATCCAACAAAAAATACAATCACTTCGTGATGAGTTAAATACACATAATTACAACTATTATGTGTTAGATAATGCATCTATTTCAGATTTTGATTTTGACATCAAACTAAAAGAATTAGAAAAATTAGAAGAAGAGAATCCTCAGTTTTTCGATTCAAATTCGCCAACACAAAGAGTAGGAGGAGAAATCACTAAGAATTTCGATACTGTTACTCATAAAAACAGAATGTATTCTTTAAGTAATTCATATTCTAAAGAAGACTTGTTAGATTGGGAAAAGCGTATTCAAAAAATGTTAGGCACAGAAGATATAGAATATACCTGTGAACTAAAATTCGATGGAGCATCAATCAACTTAACGTATGAGAATGGTCAGTTTGTAAAAGCAGTTACTAGAGGAGATGGTTTTCAAGGAGATGATGTTACTCCTAATATTAAAACAATTCGTTCAGTACCCTTAATATTAAAAGGAGATTTTATTTCCGATTTTGAAATTCGTGGAGAAATTATTTTGCCTCTCGATGGATTTAATAAAATGAATGAAGAACGTATTGGTATCGGAGAAGAACCATATAAAAATCCAAGAAATACAGCAAGTGGAAGTTTAAAATTACAAGACAGTACTGAAGTGGCAAAACGCCCATTAGATTGTTTATTGTATCATTTAGTTACAGATAGTAGAAAATATAAAACACATTTTGAGAGTTTAGAAAACGCTAGGAAAGTTGGATTTAAAGTTCCTGAAACCATTAAAATCACAAAAACAATAGATGATGTTTTTGAGTTTATAACTTCTTGGGATAAAAAACGACACGATTTACCTTATGAAACAGATGGAGTTGTAGTAAAAGTAAATAATTTACAACAACAAGAAGAGTTAGGGTATACTGCAAAATCTCCACGTTGGGCAATTGCATATAAATTTAAAGCAGAACAAGTTTCTACAATTTTAAATGAAATTACTTATCAAGTTGGTAGAACAGGTGCAATTACACCAGTTGCAAATTTAGAACCTGTGCAATTAGCAGGTACAACTGTAAAAAGAGCATCGCTTCATAATGCAGATCAAATTGAAAAAATAGATATAAGAGTAGGAGATACCGTTTTTGTAGAAAAAGGAGGAGAAATTATTCCAAAAATTATTGCAGTAGATTTTACAAAACGTCCAGAAAACTCAGAACCTACAATTTACGCAACAAATTGTCCTGAATGTGATACGTTATTAGTAAGAACAGAAGGTGATGCAAAACATTATTGTCCAAATGAGTTTGGTTGTGCTCCACAAATTACAGGAAGAATTCAGCATTTTATCAGCAGAAAAGCAATGGATATTGATGGTTTAGGTGGCGAAACTGTAGATTTATTACGTAAAGAAGGTCTAATACAAAATTATGCAGATTTATACGATTTAACTATAGATCAAGTAATTCCGCTAGAAAGAATGGCAGAGAAATCTGCTCAAAATGTGATTGATGGAATTATAAAATCAAAAGAAATTCCGTTTGAAAAAGTATTATTTGCTTTAGGAATCCGTTTTGTTGGTGAAACGGTTGCTAAAAAATTAGCAAAGCATTTTAAATCGATAGATAATTTAATGACAGCAACTTTCGAAGAATTAATTAGTGTAGATGAAATCGGAGACAGAATTGCACAAAGTATAAAAGATTTCTCATCAGATTTAGGAAACATTCAATTAATAAATCGTCTAAAATCTTCAGGTGTTCAATTAGAAGTTTCTGCAGAAAGTTTAGAAAACCAAACAGAAGTATTAAAAGGACAAATATTTGTAGTTTCAGGCGTTTTTCATCAGATGTCTAGAAACGAACTTAAAAAAGCAATAGAAGATAATGGCGGAAAAGTAAGTTCTTCAATATCTAAGAAAACAAATTTCATTGTTGCAGGAGATAATATGGGACCAAGTAAGTTAACAAAAGCGCAAGATTTAGGAATAGAAATTATTTCTGAACAAGATTTTATAGATAAGATTTCTAATTAA